The DNA window aatttttgggatcTAAggagttgtttagatggggctaaactttttagcctcatgtcacatcggatgtttagacactaatttgaagtattaaacatagactaataaaaaaactaattttataaatgagtgctaatccgctagacgaattttttaagcctaattaatccataattagagaatgtttactgtagcattgcgtaggctaattatggattaattaggctcattagattcgtctcgcaaattagtccaagattatacatgggttttatttatatactacGTTTACTagcgtctaaacattcgatgggacaagagactaaaaataagtccatTGTCCAAGCACCACCTAAGCGCACCCTAAATAAGACCTAAACATTAATAAACATTAATAGTAATCGATCGATATGATGTGATGTGATTTTAGATAGCCGATCGATATGATGTGATGTGATGATGTGATTTTATAATAACCGATCGATATGATGTCATGTGATTTGACAGGTGGTGGTTGGTTGTGATGGGTGGAACTCGGTGGTGGTCAGGCACGTGgggctcgccgcgccgtcgcagTACGCTCGGTTCATCGTCCTCGGCTTCGCCAGCTACCCGGAGGGCCACCCGTTCGGTCCGGAGTTCATGCAGGTGATCAGGGACGACTTCACCGTCGGGGTGGTGCCCGTCGACGGCAATCTTGTTCATTTCTTCGCGAGCAGGGCTGCCAGGGGGGACAcgtgcgccggcgccggcgccgacgacgtgaAGAgcgaggaggccgcggcgaGGGCGTACGTGCTGGAGAAGGTGGAGGAGttcccggccggcggcgaggtggccgaGATGGtgtcgcggcggcggttcgACCCGGCGACGAGCTGGACGCTCACCAAGGTGTGGTACCGGCCGCCGTGGCAGGTGGCGCTCGGCAGGttccggcgcggcgcggtgaCCGTGGCCGGCGACGCGATGCACGCCATGGGCCCGTTCATCGGCcagggcggcgccgcggcgctggaggacgccgtcgtgctcgcccgctcgctgtCGTCGCGGGCCGCGTggctcggcggtggcgaccaCAAGCAGCAgccgcacgacgacgacgacgacgacgtgggcGCGGCGATAGATGGGTACGTCGCGGAGAGGCGGCTGAGGCTGACGAAGCTGTCCCTGCACAGCTTCGCCATCGGGACGTTGCTGACGACGAGGTCGCTCGTGGTGAAGCTCCTGTGCGTCGCCGTCCAGGCGCTCCTCGGCGGCGACTCGCGCCCGGATGAGAACTACGACTGCGGCCGCCTCTAGGATCTACCGGTTAATTGCTCacataaaacacacacacacgagaAGAAATGTACACACTAGCATCTATAAACACATTGTTTAGCCATCATCTACTGCTTAATTAAAACGTCGTTCATCCACATTTGTCATGTAAAACATAGcttcaaataaatattaaaaaaatcaagtgacTTCTTTGTATTTAAGAAAACCATTTCTTTTCTACTTAAGACATACGCAGACCATCATCAGTTgttcggattttttttccctctatGCGACTATACAATACATCTTCAACCGTATAAATACGTTGGAATGCAcggatatatttataaacatgcaaAGCTACGTGCTCCGATCATCATACCTTTGTATACGAACTTAGCATAGCTAAAATGGTTAGGTTAGTTTGGTACAACCTATTCACCTCAGCTCTGTCTTCGAAGATGCTTATTTATATAGGGCACATGCCAATCACATTTCTCAATGGTTTAGAGCCTGGATCATCTTGTAGCGTGCGGTGTGCTCTACACATATACTAATACATGCTATTTTGGATAATTAAGTGAGCCCTCTTTTgcctaaatttgattatttttttttctaatgacAAATATTAAAGACGAGAGGGAGTACGAACTAGAAAAACTTGGGGATTAAGTCTACGTTGCCTCCCTCAACTCTTGCTCGTGGTTGAATTGCATCCCTCAACCGCAAAAACCAGGTATAATGCCTCCCTCATCTTCAAAAACCGGTACGAATTGTATCCTTCGATGGTTTGAGAGATGGTTTCATCTAACGTGGTAGTTTTGACCATACTGATAGGCTGAATTAGCTTCTAGACCCTACCTGTCAGCTACTTCTTCCTCACCTTTCctccttctctctttcttgaAGTGGCATGGCGAGCTGGACACGAGGAGGGTGGCGCTTGGCGAGTTGGAGCTGATAAAGGTGGTACCCCTAGATCAGTTAGGAATGCTGACGACGCCGCCTAAGCTCCCTATCCTCTATGTGGTCTACTTCCTCTTTCCCGCTAACGCCTCCACCGATCTCCGGTGTACTTAGGGTGGCGGATCTCCAAAGGACGATAACTATGTCCATCAAGCGGAGATGGCAAACCGGTGATAAGCCACGAGGACTCACCGTAGATAATGAAGAAGCAGGAGCGGAGGGCGACCGCCGGGCGTCGGCGGTGATGGGCCGCGCGAAGTAGCCGACTAGCCGAAAGCCAATGCGCTGAGGAACCGCCGCGCAAAGGAGCAGGTGGTCGCCTCGTCGGGGGCGTGCAGCCGGCAGGCCACCGACGGCGCCAGGCCGCACGACAGCACGATTGCACGAAGCAGCCGAGGCCCGAGGAGAGACGCCGAGCAGCAAGCAGGTCGTCGGCCGTGAGCATGAGGGCGTCGCCCGGCCTGGCCGCGGCGGCACGTCGGCCGCGTCGGGCGGGTCGTGGTGGGAGGCTGGGAGTGGGCGAGGCCGGTGAGCGGCGTCAGTGCGGTGCGGTTTGGTCTCCGGGCTAGTGCACTTCATCGCCTGCTGCCTGCACTAGTGCAGTTCACAGTTCACACAGTCACACAGAGACAGGGCGGCGCGGGACTTTATCCTCTACCgtgctatctttttttttatgatctcTTTAATTTCCCTCTTTAGTTCTTGGTTGTGAATATTGGTTTTCGTTTGAACTTCTACATAGGATTAATAAACTCAGAAACCGTTGGACAAAACCTCCACCGAAACCATCCAGGGAGTCGCTTTGAAATGGTTTTGGGAGTTTGGGGATGGTTTATATCCGGTTTTGGAGTCGAAGGATGTGATTCAACCAGTGACATGAATTGAGGGAGTCATAATATACTTATTCCAAAACTTGGCCACGTCGCACAGTATGTCCGTGGGCCCAGCGTTCTGCCAAGAGAGGCCCAAATAAATAGCCGTGGAAATCAGCCCGTTGATGCGCGTAAATTCAGCCTGTTAATTCGTATAAAACTCAGCCGGTTGGCACGTGTAATTCTGGCCCGTCAGTAAGAGTAATTTTGGCCCATATGGCCATATTGATTTTGGCCCATAAGTTCAAGCAATTTCAGCCCGGAAATGTGCATATATTTGGCCCAATATGTTTGTAGTTTTGCCCATAGGAATAAGTTCATTAAAGGTCCCTCAACTTAACGTCGAGTCTACCTAAGTTCTCTTAACCGTAAAACCAGAAATGTGTACCCCTAAACTCATATAAACCGTTCACAAAAGGTCCCTCGGCAGTATCGACTCAACGTTTAACCGGTTTTACTAACGTGGCATacggtgggtcccacatgtcagatatttttctcttttctttttctcctgcccttttctttcctctctctcttcttcctctcctctctctctcgggcTGGGGCGTGCGTGGCAACTGGCTGGAGGACGGAGCGCCGAGCGCGTCCACGGCCTGCGTGGGCTTGTAGCGGTGGGGGCGTGGCTTGCAACAGAACCATGCAGGAGAGGTGGCGGCCAAGGCGGGCAGGAGGTGCGCTGCCGGCGCAGGCTTGTGGTGGCCGAGGCAGACCAGAGGGCAAAATTTCAAGCATTTCTGTCAGCCAAAGCATGCATGGTGTTGAGCTTTGCATTGTCAAAGTTAGCAGCAGGTCACATGATACAGTGCatgctctccctctcccgcagGCAACTCCATCAATACAGAATTGAAGATAGATTGATTAGTTAACTCATCTTTTGAAGGTGAATATGATTTATGAGTACTAGTTAGTTAATCAAGTTGGTCAGTCGATGGCTCTGAAGATCTGGAGTGTCCGAAGACACTCCATTTGCTGCATGTATCAAGCAGGATAATGCACTTGGGCCTCTTCGGTTTTCTGCACTTGGCTATGTCGGGTCTCCGTGGGAACTGAACTAAATCCGTAAATCGGAGCGCGGGAGCCAGCCGAACTGCGCGGGGGTGGAACTAGCTGGGCCGACGGCAACGGCAGCCGCAAGTCGCTGCCCGCGCTCCGTCCTCCGGCCTCCCTTGGCGGCAGCAAGCcctcgtcggccgccgcctgcgctcTGCGTCTCTAGCCTGCCTCAGCCATCGGACGTCGTCGCACGAAGGTGCCGGCTCCAACCAAGCATGCGACGCATCCAGCGATTCTAGCCTCGTCGGCCGCCACcacccccgcgcgcgcggttCCGTCGCGTGTCCGCGCTCCAGCTGTAGCCCGGCTTGCCTTGAccgtcgctcgccgccgtcgcaagCCCGTGCAGGCCGCCAGCCATGCTCTGCCCTCCAGCGCGCGCCATGGCCCgatagagaggagaggagaagagagagagaggagagctcggtagaaaagaaatgacggaaaaagaaaagagagaaaaaaaaggaaaaacccttgacatgtgggacctacTATATGTCATGTCAGCAAAACCAGGCAAGAATTGAGTCAATACTGCCGAGGGACCTTTTGTGAACGGTTTATACAAGTTTAAGAGTACGCATTTCTGGTTTTATGGTTAAAGGACCTTAGAGAGATTCGACGTTAAGTTGAGGGACCCTCGGTGGACTTATCCTTTGCCCATACAAGCGCGTCGAAATTGAGCCCATACATGCGCGTGAATTTAGCCTGTGATTGCGCTCTTCTTACGACCCATCGAACAGTCACATCGGCCCATACATGCGTATAATTTCAGCCCGTAAATGCGCGTCGTTTCAGCCTAGGAATGCGTGTCAATTTTGGCTGAAGCTATGGGACAAAGGCCATGTTCCGGAATGGGGTGGGATGGTTAGTTATCCGATAtgaaaaatgtagtaataaattagtatataattaattaattattaaaaatattaatatatattaatatgattttttttaaataatttttttataaaatataaaaaatataccgtttaacagttcggaaagcgtgcgcgtgaaagaCGATGGTGGTTAGATAACTTAGCCGAGCGCAGCCAAAGTGGTGTTTGAGATAACCGACAAAAGATTGAATTATTATCCAGTTTTCGTGATCCCTATTTAAGGATATATATGATTGAATTAACAACTACGAGTACAAAGTGAAAATCGCATCTTACAAAAGTTCAGATGGGTAAGTTTTATGTCGAAATTTTTACACAAAACGACTGTTTAGAAGCCTGGGAGGCGTGCTGCAAAAATTTGAAATACCCCGTTGAATTCGAAGAGGGCCCtgagttttatcctagttcTCACAGATGCAGAATGGCTTAAAATTCATAATATTTGGGTGtcaaaaacatgaaaatcatGGAGCATTCGGAGATGGGAATGTTCCCGTTCTCATTTCCATACATATATGCAGACAATGAATATAATGTACATGTCCAGCTGCTATATATTCAACTGATCTTTCAAAGACCTTCAACATAAATGTTCCGAATCTTAAATgaatttttgatatattttctaatatattatgaaaataaaaaaatgtccgAATTAATGACAATTCCGGACgtacacggcggcggcggtggttctTGCACCGGTCTCGTCGGCCTCCGGTAGTGGCAGTGTCGGCGTTGCCGagtcgacggcgccgtcgactCGTACGGCGGTGGAATTACAGGATGATgtcgaccccgccgccgccccttgCCGCCCGAAGCTCCACAGCCTCTTCAGTGACCTCAGCCGTGCCAAGCCTGgggacctcgccgccgcgtttCGCGGGGTCGAAGCCGCCGGCTCTGGGTCTGGGACCTCGATGACCAGCACGGCTGTGGCCCCGGCCGATGGAGAGGTGCTGTCCTCCGGTGTCATGGTGACTGCGCCCTGGTGCTGGTCGGACAAGCCGAGGAGGAAACTCGCGGGTAGGTTCACGGTGTAGTTGGCCGGTGGCTCCGGCGGGACGGGAGGAAGAGGtggccgcagcggcggcggcggcgacggcacgacggtgAGGCGGCAGAGCGGGCAGGTGGAGTGGGATTCCAGCCACACGTCGACGCACTCGGCGTGGAAGCCGTGGCCGCACCGGGGAAGGAACctggcctcctcgccgtcctcgaGCTCGGCGAGGCACACCGCGCACTCCACGCCATCCtcccccttcgccgccgccggcggctgcgcGCGGTACACCGTGACCGGCAGCGACCGCAGCACCTCCGGgtcgaccccgccgccgccgctcccagCCACCGGTCCACcaggccgcctccgccgccgcccactcgTCGacacggcgcggcgccggtcgTCGCAGTAGCACTGGAGCAAGACGAACGCGAGCGTGAACGCCGCGAAGACGAGCAGCACGGTCGCCACCGTCACGATTCCGCCGACCGTCATGGCCGCCTGCCCTGCAGGcggcacggccgccgccgccgccgccgacgacgacgaaccgCCTTGCTCCACGCCCCGCACCATTCGATCTCCGTCACATGCGTGTGGGTGCACTCGATCGAGCTcgcctacatatatatatatatatacagatcGAGAGAGTGAGATGATACGTGGTGCCATGCGAGCGCGGGAAGAGGCTCAATTTCCTGGAAGGGTGTAGGGGACGCCGCGCGAGCTTTGGCGCCAAGTTTTGTGCGCTTGACATTTTGTCTTCGTCTTCCGCCGTGTTAATTTCTACCCACTGGCTACTACGTTACGTTGTCGAGGACatagttccaaaaaaaaaaactaaacggtaggatattttgaaaaacattgtatatgtatataattcaaatagatttatttttaatatttataatagggTAATACTCATTCCGATTTTTAATGTTTGGCgctattgatttttaaaaatatctgtCCATTACTATTActcattttttctaaatatggtaaaatataaatcaagctagatttttttattgaatgctaaaataaattgcaaccaaataaataattacctaatattattaaataagacaaaataaattaaaaaaacaacaatgttaaatattaaaaaaatataacgtACTTACTTAAGCATAAGATAAGAGAAGTACTTCTCACATATACATACTTAATTAAGCATGTGAGAAACTACTACTCTTACCGGCTGATCATCTCCATCCGCAGTAGTAGCGAACATTAACAAGAAGCAATCAACATCAGCTGTTGATGGAAGCAAAAGTGTTCTTGAGTAGAGAACTTTGAATTGGTATCGGTGACGGTGAGGTCTTGGATCAACGGATGGATGCTTGGATGAGGGGAAACAAAATTCTAGCCAGTTTTTCagtcctttttttctcttggacCGATTGGGACCGGAGGACCGCGGGTTAACGACCAAAACAAGCGGCTGCGGGCATATGCTTAACCGTTAACAGCTCCAAATTTACTCTTccgatcaaaaatatttaccgTTTAAAATACTATtgatcaaacttctaaaattctgataaatattttttattaaatattttctaaaacacAACAAATGTATGATATTGTGGCAGtatatttaaactaaacatttaaGAATTATCTATGATTAAAGTTTTAAaggtttgatcaaatttggtTCCAAATGACACAATTTTTTCGGTAATtaagacgacggcgacggtcggCGTAAACACGCACGAGGAAGCCATGCGTGAGGCCGGCGAGGCAGGCAGGCAAGCACGCCCTGGCTTCCCAGCTCCCAGTCTGCACGCTGTGCTGAGTGTTGACATGGACATTCAGTAAGgccaaattaatttacacacAATTAAACACCGTGTTACTGAACTTCAGATATGTCTTTTTTTCTAGTACCAAggataaatacaaatatacttgCTCCATTCTCAAACATCTGTCACTATTGATCAGAATTGTTTCAGCGCTGACAACTAATAACTTTtaagctatttcattagattaTTGAGATTATTTTCTCGAGCAATTTTATCGTCCTCGAGTAGGTAATGAGAGGTACCTCTCAAGGACCGTAAATTTGCTCTATTTTCtcatcactaaaaatatgttttctcaCGAAAAAACACTTTCTGCGTTTTATATTGGAGATGATTTGgttatgtctaaatttatcttattGTTTACATATATGTCTAGACTAATTATCGTTTATATAAACATAGACAATACTGAAAAATCTTATCTTCTGAAACTGAGATAGGCCcggtttctttcagcttaagattattataatctagattattgagtcagattactataagctagattgttataatctgtagtagaataagATGTGAGTTGTTTATTTCTTAGATTATTAGAGCTTAGATTATTGGAATTGTAAGTCTAAAGAGGGAGTGGGTGGCATGTTGGGTAATTTTTCAtccaataatctagaaaaagctcacctaaacgagcttatcagattataataagttgagCTCTAAATTATAGTAAGCTACTTTAATAAATTgtatgtttctttcagcttactctcaataatctggattataataatcctaaaCTGAAAGAAACCGGGCCTTAGActtgcaaacccaataatctaaGCTCTAATAATCAAGTAAAGAAACAACTTATAGTTTATTCTAGTacaaattataacaatctagttTATAGTACTccgactcaataatctagattataacaatTTTAAGTTGAAAGAAACATGACCATagtatgtttgaccatttgtacATTCTAacctattttattaaatttatttttaaaaatatttaatctatCCATAATCAACCGGATAATCCCCGCAAATAATCCAACGAGTAATCTACCTCAACTAGGGGCCTTATATGGTTATTAGACTACCTAGATGAAAGTAAGCTTCGTACCTATAtctactttaatttttttatatttaaaaaagttagtaCTTCTATCCAGGTTTAAATATTAAACCCTTCGTTTCATAACGCAagatgtttaaatttttttgctagTAATGTTTaaccgtttgtcttattcaaaaattatgaaaatatcatttattttgcttgtgacttactgcctccgtttcataatgtaagatgtttaatatttttggttgcaacgtttgaccatttatcttattcaaaaaataacaagtcatgcttaaagttcacaagcaaaatacataatatttccacaatttttttgaataagacaccTGAATAAACATTGCAAGGaataaagtcaaacattttatattatgaaacgaagagagtactttattatcaaaagaactttaaatgCGACTTgtcatttatatttgtactaaatttttaaataagacgaataatcgaacgttgtaaccaaaaaagtcaaatattggAGGTAGTGGTTTCACTACCACGCAAAAAAGATGTACCATTTTGGTATACGCTTAGCACAGCAAACAAAACCAGACAGAATCCGTAAAACTACGGGGTGATAGGAAAAATTCCAACGACACATTCGTaaacgaaaaaaattatgaataaaataattatgtaagtgTTCTTaccgatttaaaagcaaatgctagaaaataatatacagtgataacttaaaatcaacttttaaatttaaattttgacttatgaagaaaaaaaaagatggccGGTCTTAATACGTACTTACGTATATCCAAATCATGGCATGGCTCCGGTTCATGTAATGGCGGGCTAAAAAAATGCACCAAGATGCTACACAGCTTTAATTTGCCTCTC is part of the Oryza brachyantha chromosome 2, ObraRS2, whole genome shotgun sequence genome and encodes:
- the LOC102702167 gene encoding E3 ubiquitin-protein ligase EL5-like → MVRGVEQGGSSSSAAAAAAVPPAGQAAMTVGGIVTVATVLLVFAAFTLAFVLLQCYCDDRRRAVSTSGRRRRRPGGPVAGSGGGGVDPEVLRSLPVTVYRAQPPAAAKGEDGVECAVCLAELEDGEEARFLPRCGHGFHAECVDVWLESHSTCPLCRLTVVPSPPPPLRPPLPPVPPEPPANYTVNLPASFLLGLSDQHQGAVTMTPEDSTSPSAGATAVLVIEVPDPEPAASTPRNAAARSPGLARLRSLKRLWSFGRQGAAAGSTSSCNSTAVRVDGAVDSATPTLPLPEADETGARTTAAAVYVRNCH
- the LOC102701893 gene encoding monooxygenase 1-like, coding for MSILTEGEAHSSADGPGILPRRKGMGSLVVERAESLRVGGVALNLHANGWRALEELGVADDLRRTATLITSSRIVRRRHNQTSVSSARKENRCLRRKDVVEALAKNVTAGTIRYGCQVVAIHQDPATNGALLTTADGKTIKAKVVVGCDGWNSVVVRHVGLAAPSQYARFIVLGFASYPEGHPFGPEFMQVIRDDFTVGVVPVDGNLVHFFASRAARGDTCAGAGADDVKSEEAAARAYVLEKVEEFPAGGEVAEMVSRRRFDPATSWTLTKVWYRPPWQVALGRFRRGAVTVAGDAMHAMGPFIGQGGAAALEDAVVLARSLSSRAAWLGGGDHKQQPHDDDDDDVGAAIDGYVAERRLRLTKLSLHSFAIGTLLTTRSLVVKLLCVAVQALLGGDSRPDENYDCGRL